Genomic segment of Paenibacillus segetis:
AGAATTCGATCCACCAACTCATCTGAAGCGGAAAAGGTGCTATGTTTGATTGTAGCAAACAACATCATTTCTGTTTGTTCGAGCTCTTTAAACTGCACGTGACATGATGGACAACCCTGAAGATGATTCCTTAGCTCCAAAGCCTGCCCAGTTGACAACTCGTCATCCAGATAATCATGCATCAATGAGGATGCTTGTTTGCAATCCATATCAGCCAATCCTTTCAGTATCAATCTATGGGAAACTAACTATGAGTAATAGATAAGTCATCCTACCTAACAATACGTTCTATAATTTAATACGTTTCACAAAAAGATGACGGAAATCTCTGCTAAATAATCCAAGCTATAATACTTTATGTTCTAGCTTTTTACGCAAAAATTCACGACCCCTATGGACGCGTGTTTTTACAGTAGTAACTGGCATATCCAGCACATCACCGATTTCTTGCAACGATAACTCTTGTAAATATCTTAGAATAATCACGGATTTATATTTAACCGGTAGTCCCTCAATCGCTTGATGAATCAATTGCTGCGTCTCAGATACGAGATATTCTGTCTCCGGTGTTCTATCATCTCCCGGAATGAGCGTATATCCATCCATACCTTCCTGATCGTTCATTTCAGCATCAAGATAGTATCTAGGCTTACGTTTACGCAATTGATCAATACATAGATTTGTCGCAATACGATAAATCCACGTAGAGAATTTTTGCTTCTCGTCATACCGTTCCCAATTCTTATAGACACGAAGGAAGGTTTCTTGCACGATGTCCTCCGCCTCATGTCGATTGGATAACATTCGGTAGCCTAAATGAAATATTTTATCCTTATATAAATCTACGAGCTCTGCAAAAGCCCCCTGATCTCCCTTACGGGCCAGCTTCACCAGTCTCGCATCAAAATGATCCACCATTGAATTTCCCCCATATCATATGGACGGGCTTCATTCATACACCCTGCTTGTCCAGCCTTCATTGCCCGGAATTCCACCCGGTTCACCAGACATAAGCACTCATTCATTCAAATGTTAAATCATGTCCTAATAAAATGCAATAGAATTGACAAAACAAGCCAGGACCTTATCCCTAGATAAGTCCCAGCCTGCTTTTAATTCTATCTGAATTGTTAGAACTGTTGTATTGTATCAGCCCGTATTCCGAAGACCTGCAGCAATTCCGTTAATCGTAAGCAGTACTTCACGCAGTAGAATTGGATCGTCCTGCCCTTTTTCACGGATCGCACGAAGCTCAGCTAACAATTGAACTTGCAAGTAGCTCAGTGGATCAACGTAAGGATTACGTTGACGAATAGATTCCTGCAAAGCTGGGGCATTACCCAATATCTCTGTAAGTCCCGTGATCTTTAGGATCATAGTCTTCGTCAAATTGAACTCTTCCTCAATTTTTTTGAAGATTCGATCATGTACTTCTGGATCACTACACATGTTCGCGTATTCTTTAGCAATGGTCAAATCTGCTTTGACAATAGCTAATTGCAACGTATCGATGAGAGAACGGAAGAAAGAGAAGTTTTCGTACATATCTTGAAGTACCTTCATGTTCTCTTCATTATTCTGATAGAAGTTAAATAAACCAGTTCCTGCG
This window contains:
- the sigW gene encoding RNA polymerase sigma factor SigW; amino-acid sequence: MVDHFDARLVKLARKGDQGAFAELVDLYKDKIFHLGYRMLSNRHEAEDIVQETFLRVYKNWERYDEKQKFSTWIYRIATNLCIDQLRKRKPRYYLDAEMNDQEGMDGYTLIPGDDRTPETEYLVSETQQLIHQAIEGLPVKYKSVIILRYLQELSLQEIGDVLDMPVTTVKTRVHRGREFLRKKLEHKVL